AAGCTGACCACGAACGCCGGCTGCCCAGTTTCCGAGAATCAAAACGTGATGACGGCCGGGCCGCGGGGTCCACAATTGTTGCAGGATGTTTGGTTCCTGGAGAAGCTGGCCCATTTCGACCGCGAGGTGATCCCCGAGCGCCGCATGCACGCCAAGGGATCCGGCGCGTACGGCACGTTTACGGTCACGCACGATATCACGAAGTACACCAGCGCGAAGATCTTCGGTCAGGTCGGCAGGAAGACCGAGCTGTTCGCCCGCTTCACCACAGTAGCGGGTGAGCGAGGCGCCGCCGACGCCGAGCGTGACATTCGGGGTTTTGCGGTGAAGTTTTACACCGAGGAAGGCAATTGGGATTTGGTCGGCAACAACACGCCGGTGTTCTTCTTGCGTGACCCACTCAAATTCCCGGACTTGAATCACGCGGTCAAACGAGATCCACGTACGAACCTGCGCAGTGCGAAAAACAACTGGGATTTTTGGACCTCGCTGCCCGAGGCTCTGCATCAAATCACGATTGTCATGAGTGATCGCGGTATTCCGGCGACGTACCGCCACATGCACGGGTTCGGCAGTCACACATTTAGCTTCATCAACGCGAAGCGCGAGCGCCACTGGGTCAAGTTCCACTTTAAGTGTCAGCAGGGCATCAAGAATCTGACCGATGCCGAATCTGAGGCAGTGATCGGCAGGGACCGCGAGAGTCACCAGCGTGACCTGTACGACGCCATCGAACGCGGCGACTACCCCAAGTGGAGACTCTATGTACAAATCATGTCGGAGAAGGATGCGGCGAAGGTCCCTTATAACCCGTTCGACCTCACCAAGGTCTGGCCACACAGGGATTATCCATTGATCGACGTGGGCGTCATGGAGCTCAATCGCAACCCGGAGAACTTTTTCGCCGAGGTCGAACAATCAGCGTTCAACCCGGCGAATGTTGTGCCAGGCATCGGCTTTTCACCGGACAAGATGCTGCAGGGGCGCCTGTTCAGTTATGGCGACGCCCAGCGCTATCGCCTCGGCGTCAATCACCACCTCATACCGGTAAATGCTCCTCGCTGCCCCGCGCACAGCTACCACCGCGACGGTGC
This region of Nitrospira sp. genomic DNA includes:
- a CDS encoding catalase; amino-acid sequence: MSDEKKLTTNAGCPVSENQNVMTAGPRGPQLLQDVWFLEKLAHFDREVIPERRMHAKGSGAYGTFTVTHDITKYTSAKIFGQVGRKTELFARFTTVAGERGAADAERDIRGFAVKFYTEEGNWDLVGNNTPVFFLRDPLKFPDLNHAVKRDPRTNLRSAKNNWDFWTSLPEALHQITIVMSDRGIPATYRHMHGFGSHTFSFINAKRERHWVKFHFKCQQGIKNLTDAESEAVIGRDRESHQRDLYDAIERGDYPKWRLYVQIMSEKDAAKVPYNPFDLTKVWPHRDYPLIDVGVMELNRNPENFFAEVEQSAFNPANVVPGIGFSPDKMLQGRLFSYGDAQRYRLGVNHHLIPVNAPRCPAHSYHRDGAMRVDGNHGSTLGYEPNSSGEWKEQPDFREPPLSLEGAADHWNHREDQDYYSQPGALFRLMTTAQQKLLFENTARSIGAAPREIQIRHIRHCLKADPAYGKGVADALGIALTDVSA